In Eubalaena glacialis isolate mEubGla1 chromosome 4, mEubGla1.1.hap2.+ XY, whole genome shotgun sequence, the genomic window GGGGCAAGTCCCACATCCATATTCATCATACGGTGCTAGGACTTCAGTGTGAGAGTTCAGGTCCACATTCTTTCAGGCTTTCGGAGATCCCAGTACATTTAAACTGGCTAAACTGATTGCTTTAGAAATGTTTCCATGATTTGGTCCCTGTGCAAAGTGATGTGAAAGTCATGGTAAGGGCATATTTGTGTTAACAGGGGACTATTTTAGTCTTTAGGTAGTCTGGAGAGGGCTCAAAAACTGGTTTAGGGCAATGGTTTCATTTCTGTGCTAAAGGGCAGCTTGGGCAAaagtttcttcatgtttcttaagTAAGTTTATTTTCTTCAGGTTAAAGAActgagggagggagagtgagtgtgtgtgtgtgtgtgtgtgtgtgtgtgtttgtgggtgtgtCTGTTTTGACAAAGGCAGGTTCCCTCATCatataaaatggagaataaaTATAATAGTCCTAATGTTTTAGCCTAAGCTGATGAAGTGATGGTAAAATGCTGTTTTGATGTCTTTGTTAATGTCTTAATGCCAGTATGTAAATTAATGtgatttcaaaatatgtttttgaatGTAGATCAGATCAACCATTGACTTGCCCTCTAACATAGTCAGCTGAAAGCGACTTCACGTTTCTTCAGGATGCCTGCGGCACTTGTGGAGAACAGCCAGGTCATCTGTGAAGTCTGGGCCAGCAATCTAGAAGAAGAGATGAGGAAGATCCGAGAAATCGTGCTCAGTTACAGTTATATTGCCATGGTAAAGAGCTCTACTCTGTTTGACTCACCTTCTGGTATGGACTTAGGGAATATTCAGTGTGagatttttgaaagaaatgattACACTAAAGCCATGGTAAATTAAACATGATGGAAGGTTATGTTGCTTTTATGAGACATCAAGGTAGCCTGTGTGTCTGAAAAGGATGTAACCTCTAGTATCTAGTGTTTATGATGTTACTTTTGTTTGCAAGTCTTTAAACAGAAGTTGTCTCAGTCCATAGGGCACATATATTCCACAGGTATGGTGAATTTGACTGGCAGTgttaaagcagtttttaaaaagtagttgccaacatttaaaaatcaagagaccTTACTTAAATTCCAGATTTCTGGTAtctctggaagaaatggacagatctggCATTATAGGGTCTACATTCCTGCCTGACACTGAGTGGCTGGAGGGAGGCACGTATCATAGTGATATCAAGAGCCTCTTTTAGGGGAGGCATGTACCCTTTAGTTTGCTCCAGTCCCCATTACTCATAACCATTTTAACACCCTGCACACTTTACTCTGTTACGTTAGCTGCCTGGAGTTTGCAACTCCTGCTGTGGAGGGTGTAGACTTATGTCTTCAGCCTGGTATTCAGAACTCTCTCTGATCTTGTTCCAGGCTTTTTACTTTAAGCCAAATGTGGCTATTTATTACTTTTGTTGAATGGCTGTTTCACTTTcctatatttgcatttttatttatatagtgTTTCGTTCTCAACCTAGACTGTTCCTAATTAACTGTATATGAACctagaatgttcttttttttttggcggggtgGCGGgcgtgctgcgtggcttgtgggatcttagttccccgaccagggatcgaaccactggaccgccagggaattcccgaaccTAGAATGTTCTTAATAGACCTAGAGTTAGTCAACTACTTCTATTCACATCCTGCTTAGGATCTCCAAGTCATTGTGTAAAGCTTCGTGTTTCTAGTGCTCCTTCTGTATAGATCAATGAAATCAGTATTTTAAGGTGAATTTTTGTGCCTGAGCTTGGGGCTTGTCACATAACTTTTATAAATTGaggtaaaacttttatttatgaaTGGTCAAGTCAGCATAAGTTTCGTGAAACCTTACGATGAGagactttttccttttctaggaCACAGAATTTCCAGGTGTTGTGGTGCGACCCATTGGTGAATTTCGTAGTTCCATAGATTACCAGTATCAGCTTTTACGGTGCAATgttgaccttttaaaaattatccagcTGGGCCTTACATTCACGAATGAGAAGGGAGAATATCCTTCTGGAATCAACACTTGGCAGTTCAACTTCAAATTCAACCTTACGTAAGTGTCTGAGACACTTCTCAATGTTATTCTTAGATGTGCTACATTTGTGCAGACTGATTTCtaactgattttattaattttaagttttgtttccACCAAACCCAAGTAGGGGTTGGAGAGAGTAGTCAAGCAGAAGATGGAGTAAGGAATCTCAAAAAGTAAAGTCCCtcttaaagaactcttacaagtcGACGATAAAAAGACAGCCTAGTTGAAAATGGgcacaaggacttccctggtggcgcagtggttaagaatctgcctgccagtgcaggggacatgggcttgagccctggtctgggaagattccccatgccgtggagcaactaagcccgtgcgccacaactactgagcctgtgctctagagcctgcgagccacagctactgagcccgcgagccacaactactgaagctcgcctgcccagagcctgtgctccgcaacgagaagccactgcaatgagaagcccgcacactgctacgaagagtagcccccgctcgccgcaaccagagagaagcccgtgcgcagcaatgaagacccaacacagccataaataaataaataaataaataaattaattaattaaaaaaatgggcacaagatctgaatagacatttctccaaagaagatttagaAATGGCTAATAAGCTTATGAAAAGATGGTCACcaccattagtcattagggaaatgcaaaccaaaaccatgagatactacttcatacccactaggtgGCTGTGATCAAAAAGacataataacaaatgttggtgagggtgtggagaaattagaactctcatGTATTGCTattgggaatataaaataatgcagcctctttggaaaacaggcagtttctcaaaaggttaaaaatagagttaccatatgacccagcaattccacccaaGAGAAGTGAAGACATACATCCATGTCAAACTTGTATgtgagtgttcatagcagcattattcataaaggCCCCAAATTGGAAACAGTCCAAATGTCTGTGATCTGAGGAATGGCtatatgtggtatatccatgccaTGGAATGTTACTGCACAgtacagagagagaaagtactGACATATGCTATACATGGATGagttttgaaaacattatgttaagggaaagaagccagacacaaaagatcacattcttaaccactgcgccaccagggaagtcctgcttttcattaaataatgagaaaatgtGGATCTTTCATTATTAAGACACTTATTTTGTGGGGGAAAAATCCCGTTTTTCTTTCTGTCACAGGTAAGATTACTTTGTGTGTTTGCTAGAATACTGGAAGGAATGAATTGATTTATTCTTAAATTATGAAAGTATTTCAAGAATACTTACTCTAGGAACTTCCTAGAgtaagcagcaatgaagacccaacacggccaaaaataaataaataaaatataaaaaaaaaaaattaaaaaaaaaaagaatacttattCTATAATTTATAAGGTGATGGTAATATTGTTGCCCACTACTTCTGTTACCTTACCACCAGCTAAGAAGTAAACACCTTCTCTTTTTAGAGAGGACATGTACTCCCAGGATTCCATAGATCTCCTTGCTAACTCAGGACTGCAGTTTCAGAAGCATGAAGAGGAAGGGATTGACACATTGCACTTTGCAGAGCTGCTTATGACATCAGGAGTGGTTCTCTGTGACAATGTCAAATGGCTTTCATTTCACAGGTCAGTCTAAGAgagtgtttttctcttcctttggaaGCAAGGAATTGAATTCTTATGTTGTTTTTGCAGTCCTCTTGGCACTCTTTTGTTGCTCACTAGCAGTTACAAAGTTGAAATGGTAACATTTCAGTTTTTCAGAAAACACTTTGGAGCGCATACTGGTTTATTTCACACAGTACTAGGCTGTATCATGTGGCTGCAGTGGGCATATGTCAGGTGGAAaggtggagggtgggaaggatGGAAGCACTTGGTCATCTTTTTCTTGTCATTTAAAAGGCTGGCCTGGAGTTTCCTGGGTACTCAAAAGCCAAATTCCCCTTAGGAGAAGTTATTTTACCTTTcagtaccttttcttttttttttggtcgccccgcatggcttgtgggatctcagtccccgaccagggattcaacctgggccacagcagtgaaagtgccaaatcctaaccactagcccACCAGGGGACTCCATACCTTTCAGTACGTTTGAATTTTTGATGAATAAAACCCACATTTATAAACCCTTGGGTTCTCTTATATATCTCTCATATTAATCTGTTATGTGGTTATTTAATGGAAAGTTCAGAGTACAGGAtaaactactttggaaaactgaaAGTTCCTAACGTGAGGTAGCATCATAAGCTCTGAGAAATGAAGCAGTTGAATGCCGGGGCCTGTTAACTCCTGCTCGTTCACCTTACTGCCTCATTCTCTCCTCGCAGTGGCTATGACTTTGGCTACATGGTAAAGTTACTCACGGATTCTCGTTTGCCAGAAGAGGAACATGAATTCTTTCACATTCTGAACCTTTTCTTCCCGTCCATTTATGATGTGAAATACCTgatgaaaagttgcaaaaatctTAAGGTACAcgatatttttcttcatagtagTAACgacaag contains:
- the CNOT8 gene encoding CCR4-NOT transcription complex subunit 8, whose product is MPAALVENSQVICEVWASNLEEEMRKIREIVLSYSYIAMDTEFPGVVVRPIGEFRSSIDYQYQLLRCNVDLLKIIQLGLTFTNEKGEYPSGINTWQFNFKFNLTEDMYSQDSIDLLANSGLQFQKHEEEGIDTLHFAELLMTSGVVLCDNVKWLSFHSGYDFGYMVKLLTDSRLPEEEHEFFHILNLFFPSIYDVKYLMKSCKNLKGGLQEVADQLDLQRIGRQHQAGSDSLLTGMAFFRMKELFFEDSIDDAKYCGRLYGLGTGVAQKQNEDVDSAQEKMSILAIISNMQQ